In one Poecilia reticulata strain Guanapo linkage group LG8, Guppy_female_1.0+MT, whole genome shotgun sequence genomic region, the following are encoded:
- the LOC103469492 gene encoding uncharacterized protein LOC103469492: MEVKNISLFELLNLSIGSAHKSSVNFSALHALLLEMLKLLDLREATTCFKFSPPGDRVLDAPLDAPVKVLTYPSVSDQLVPPGSDLLKLTDSVSVLDGTGGDEFRTSGDGVSQALNLIEELQKNRDDIKQKTENLQFKASNIIEDLQRNSANLREKAEELQHKALKVIEQLQDSKDLKEETDGMQHEGAAEQMEIQAGLEECCQRLDALDKAVESIQELFEMYPEPEELIQCVTWVQLVQRDMDKDYGLVTSEDLDQPWLEEQTEPDPSAPSSGVPVPSPGVPVLYSSANEPSSTDPALSSGVSAPASGVPVPSPGASAPSSHPSAPSSGATAASSGATAASSGAPAASSGATAASSGAPAASSGATAASSGAPAASSGATAASSGAPAASSGATAASSGATAASSGATAASSGATAPSSGATAASSGAPAASSGATAASSGAPVPSSDASAPSSSTTVPLHSASALPSGSTSPSSGVSVSLPGGPLHPESSPPSAAPSFPSISAEDRSLEAAADSTQASSDGSEGGTIAGDQGRATEPQPVTSSVLPGSTTETVPQPGAQPGAQPAAQPAAQPAAQPAAQPGAQPAAQPAAQPAAQPGAHPAAHPGAHPGAHPGRIRGDSKRLSDSPENRTHSMQMEEFLKNIRKLQERVTQLEAQTRILEEKKVDWTGLAQFISSIGSLEVPGSTMEQVQQDQPLMENLKTEREKLEHLEDMLGVLRSQETGGSAADHLDSGIKDLTQQVSDLRSFLVHVEQEVELLKEKQAQSEERAADHLQDQLNNLQGTLEDTMVSLTNSLQQEVDQETEKMEKPEEEEEEEEEALSDSVEVGRKLSLLFQNYEQLEDTVNLLVQQQQQGAARDGLDEDRHMGRSLDLVYDVQRAIQELQAECERLQEATRSLHEDNQQKQGHIEELYKTAEELQVKKADKLMVESEIKADKLALDSKVSRLQFDAATEQLASMFHELLNKMTGQEHDWHQLVDKLSTDMECKLNRMELDSVKLQLEERWRSILKKLQAQSAPLEDDAAGIRKKLLERFHCLSCDRVIMKQTPGPIVLTLPTFPPFPPPKSARPWTMEQIRQHYHSLTPGASQRRVQLQKNHADMLQQLDSIERHRRLRQRPNRVAEAPARRVRPVGAQHASMSAGQRRSGPQHHRLPTRAEDEDLMQEADIIGRDGRIYKGRFNVDQLKSPETKLPNINSRDGKLKDRTKNTPKAASPEAEPSPLATPPSLSSKSLNPSRPASSGSGPDWAVSPLGSVSTPSAAESEPLGL; the protein is encoded by the exons ATGGAGGTGAAGAACATCAGCCTGTTCGAGCTGCTCAACCTGTCCATCGGCTCCGCTCACAAAAGTTCGGTAAACTTCAGCGCGCTGCACgcgctgctgctggagatgcTGAAGCTGCTGGACCTGCGGGAAGCGACGACCTGCTTCAAGTTCAGCCCGCCCGGGGACCGAGTGCTCGACGCCCCGCTGGATGCTCCGGTCAAGGTTCTGACCTATCCCTCCGTGTCGGACCAGCTGGTTCCGCCTGGTTCCGACCTACTGAAACTGACAGATTCGGTCTCTGTTCTGGACGGAACCGGAGGGGACGAATTCCGAACCTCCGGGGACGGAGTGTCACAG GCCTTGAATCTCATCGAGGAACTGCAGAAGAACAGAGACGATATAAAACAGAAGACGGAGAACCTGCAGTTCAAG GCCTCGAACATCATTGAAGACCTGCAGAGGAACAGTGCAAATCTgagggagaaggcagaggagctgcagcacaaG GCCTTGAAGGTCATCGAGCAGCTGCAGGACAGCAAAGATCTGAAGGAGGAGACCGATGGCATGCAGCACGAG GGTGCAGCGGAGCAGATGGAGATACAGGCAGGCCTGGAGGAGTGCTGCCAACGTCTGGACGCCCTGGACAAGGCAGTG GAATCCATACAGGAACTCTTCGAGATGTATCCGGAGCCAGAGGAGCTCATCCAGTGTGTGACCTGGGTCCAGTTGGTTCAGAGGGACATGGATAAAGATTAT ggcCTGGTGACTTCAGAGGATCTCGACCAGCCCTGGTTGGAAGAACAGACTGAACCTGACCCCTCAGCGCCATCCTCGGGTGTCCCGGTGCCATCACCTGGTGTACCGGTGCTATACTCCAGTGCCAATGAACCGTCCTCCACTGACCCTGCGCTGTCCTCTGGTGTCTCTGCGCCAGCCTCTGGTGTACCAGTTCCATCCCCAGGTGCCTCTGCACCATCCTCCCATCCCTCAGCACCGTCTTCCGGTGCCACTGCGGCGTCCTCTGGTGCCACTGCGGCGTCCTCTGGTGCCCCTGCGGCGTCCTCTGGTGCCACTGCGGCGTCCTCTGGTGCCCCTGCTGCGTCCTCTGGTGCCACTGCGGCGTCCTCTGGTGCCCCTGCGGCGTCCTCTGGTGCCACTGCGGCGTCCTCTGGTGCCCCTGCGGCGTCCTCTGGTGCCACTGCGGCGTCCTCTGGTGCCACTGCGGCGTCCTCTGGTGCCACTGCGGCGTCCTCTGGTGCCACTGCACCGTCCTCTGGTGCCACTGCGGCGTCCTCTGGTGCCCCTGCGGCGTCCTCTGGTGCCACTGCGGCGTCCTCTGGTGCCCCTGTTCCATCCTCAGATGCCTCTGCGCCATCCTCCAGTACAACTGTGCCGTTACACAGTGCATCTGCACTGCCTTCTGGTTCCACTTCACCGTCCTCTGGTGTCTCAGTGTCGTTGCCTGGTGGTCCGCTCCACCCAGAGAGCTCCCCCCCGTCTGCTGCTCCATCTTTTCCAAGCATATCTGCAGAGGATCGGTCCttggaagcagcagcagactcCACTCAAGCCTCCTCTGATGGGTCAGAAGGCGGGACAATCGCTGGGGACCAGGGCAGGGCCACAGAACCACAACCTGTGACCTCATCTGTGCTTCCAGGGTCCACCACAGAGACTGTACCACAACCTGGAGCACAACCTGGAGCACAACCTGCAGCACAACCTGCAGCACAACCTGCAGCACAACCTGCAGCACAACCTGGAGCACAACCTGCAGCACAACCTGCAGCACAACCTGCAGCACAACCTGGAGCACATCCTGCAGCACATCCTGGAGCACATCCTGGAGCACATCCTGGAAGGATTCGTGGAGATTCAAAGAGACTCTCAGACTCTCCTGAGAATCGGACCCACAGCATGCAGATGGAGGAGTTTTTGAAGAACATCAGGAAGTTACAGGAGAGGGTCACCCAGCTAGAGGCCCAGACAAGGATTCTGGAGGAAAAGAAGGTGGACTGGACCGGGTTGGCCCAGTTTATCAGCTCCATAG GTTCTCTTGAAGTCCCTGGCAGCACGATGGAGCAGGTGCAGCAGGACCAACCTCTGATGGAGAACCTGAAGACCGAACGCGAGAAG CTGGAGCATCTGGAGGACATGTTGGGCGTCCTCAGGAGCCAGGAGACGGGCGGCAGCGCAGCAGATCATCTTGATTCAGGGATTAAAGATCTCACTCAGCAGGTGTCTGACCTCAG GTCTTTCCTGGTCCACGTGGAGCAGGAGGTGGAGCTCCTGAAGGAGAAGCAGGCTCAGAGTGAGGAGAGAGCTGCGGACCATCTACAGGACCAG CTGAACAACCTGCAGGGGACGTTGGAGGACACCATGGTGTCTCTGACCAACAGCCTCCAGCAGGAGGTGGATCAGGAGACGGAGAAGATGGAGAagccggaggaggaggaggaggaagaggaggaggcatTGAGCGACTCGGTGGAGGTGGGCCGGAAGCTCAGCCTGCTGTTCCAGAACTATGAGCAGCTGGAAGACACGGTCAACCTGctggtccagcagcagcagcagggcgCAGCTAGGGACGGCCTGGACGAGGACCGACACATGGGCAGG AGCCTGGACCTGGTGTACGACGTCCAGAGGGCCATCCAGGAACTGCAGGCCGAGTGCGAACGCCTGCAGGAGGCAACCAGGAGTCTGCATGAGGACAACCAGCAGAAGCAGGGACACATCGAG GAGCTTTACAAGACGGCAGAGGAGCTGCAAGTGAAAAAGGCCGACAAGCTGATGGTGGAGAGCGAGATT AAAGCGGACAAGCTGGCCCTGGACAGCAAAGTGAGCCGTCTTCAGTTCGACGCGGCGACGGAGCAGCTGGCCTCCATGTTCCATGAACTGCTCAACAAGATGACGGGTCAGGAGCACGACTGGCACCAGCTGGTGGACAAGCTGTCCACCGACATGGAGTGCAAG CTGAACCGGATGGAGTTGGACTcagtgaagctgcagctggaggagcgCTGGCGCAGCATCCTGAAGAAGCTGCAGGCGCAGAGCGCGCCACTGGAGGATGACGCCGCCGGCATCAGGAA GAAGCTGCTGGAGCGGTTCCACTGCCTGTCCTGTGACCGCGTCATCATGAAGCAGACCCCCGGCCC CATCGTGCTGACCCTGCCGACTTTCCCTCCTTTCCCCCCGCCGAAGTCCGCCCGGCCCTGGACCATGGAGCAGATCCGCCAGCACTACCACAG CCTGACGCCCGGGGCCAGCCAACGCCGGGTTCAGCTGCAGAAGAACCATGCCGACATGCTGCAGCAGCTAGACAGCATCGAGCGCCACCGCCGCCTCCGCCAGCG CCCCAACCGTGTCGCTGAGGCGCCAGCCCGGCGAGTCCGGCCAGTCGGAGCGCAGCACGCCAGCATGTCTGCGGGTCAGCGCCGCAGCGGCCCGCAGCACCACCGTCTACCGACCCGGGCCGAGGACGAGGACCTGATGCAG GAAGCCGACATCATCGGACGAGACGGACGGATCTACAAAGGACGCTTCAACGTCGACCAGCTGAAGAGCCCAGAAACCAAGCTGCCCAACATCAACTCCAGAGACG GTAAACTGAAGGACAGGACCAAGAACACCCCCAAAGCCGCGTCTCCCGAGGCAGAGCCTAGCCCTCTGGCCACGCCCCCGTCTCTCAGCAGCAAAAGCCTGAATCCCAGCCGACCAG CCTCCAGCGGTTCTGGTCCGGACTGGGCCGTGTCGCCTCTGGGCTCCGTCAGTACGCCGTCAGCAGCAGAGAGCGAGCCGCTTGGCCTGTAG
- the mfsd11 gene encoding UNC93-like protein MFSD11, with product MGPDGKKLLNIVILGFGFMFMFTAFQTCGNIEQTVIKSFNSTEFHGSGYTSMAIIYGVFSASNLMAPSVVTLIGPQVSMFLSGILYSGYIAMFIHPLTWSFYTASVLVGVAAAILWTAQGNVLAINSTDQSIGRNSGVFWSLLQFSLFFGNLYIYCAWHGHDHITDKDRQTVFISLTVISLVGCFLFFLIRKPDPDSSSGSEATESLLQTESGDGSTDSSSRPDLCTQALDAFVQACRISVTKEMLLLSASIGYTGLELTFYSGVYGTCIGAMTRFGSDAKSLIGISGICIGLGEIIGGGVFGMLNKKNRFGRNPVVLLGLLTHFVAFFLIFLNIASDAPLAPEGGTDLEAFITPSVAVAMICSFLLGLGDSCFNTQLLSIIGFLFRDNSAPAFAVFKFIQSIMAAVAFFYSNFLLLHWQLLILVVFGFLGSVSFFAAEWLAESRRRDSDYGSI from the exons ATGGGTCCAGACGGGAAGAAGCTGCTGAACATCGTCATCCTCGGCTTCGGCTTTATGTTCATGTTCACAGCTTTCCAGACTTGTGGAAACATTGAG CAAACCGTCATCAAGAGCTTCAACAGCACCGAGTTTCATGGAAGCGGCTATACAAG CATGGCGATCATTTACGGCGTTTTCTCCGCCTCCAACCTGATGGCGCCCTCCGTGGTGACGCTCATCGGCCCGCAGGTCTCCATGTTCCTCAGCGGGATCCTGTACAG CGGCTACATCGCCATGTTCATCCACCCGCTCACCTGGAGCTTCTACACGGCCTCCGTCCTGGTGGGCGTGGCCGCCGCAA tcCTGTGGACGGCTCAGGGAAACGTTTTGGCGATCAATTCCACCGATCAATCCATTGGGAGGAACAGCGGCGTTTTCTGGTCGCTGCTCCAGTTCAG CTTGTTCTTCGGGAACCTCTACATCTACTGCGCCTGGCACGGCCACGACCACATCACAG ACAAGGACCGTCAGACCGTCTTCATCTCTCTCACCGTCATCAGTTTGGTCGGctgcttcctcttcttcctgaTCAGGAAACCCGACCCGGACTCTTCCTCTGGTTCTGAGGCGACAGAGTCTCTACTACAGACTGAGTCCGGAGATGGGTCCACAGACAG tTCTTCCAGACCAGATCTCTGCACTCAGGCTCTGGATGCTTTTG TCCAGGCCTGCAGGATCTCCGTCACCaaggagatgctgctgctgagcgCCTCCATCGGATACACAG GTCTGGAGCTCACCTTCTACAGTGGCGTGTACGGAACCTGCATCGGTGCCATGACCCGGTTCGGGTCCGATGCCAAGAGTCTGATCGGCATCTCAGGGATCTGCATCGGTTTGGGAGAGATCATAG GAGGGGGCGTCTTTGGGATGCTAAACAAGAAAAACCGGTTTGGGCGGAACCCGGTGGTTCTGCTGGGCCTCTTAACGCACTTTGTGGCGTTTTTCCTGATTTTCTTGAACATCGCCAGTGACGCTCCGCTGGCGCCGGAGGGCGGCACGGATCTGGAGGCCTTCATCACGCCCAG TGTTGCCGTGGCGATGatctgcagcttcctgctgggCCTTGGCGACAGCTGCTTCAACACGCAGCTGCTCAGCATCATCGGCTTCCTGTTCCGGGACAACAGCGCCCCCGCCTTCGCCGTCTTCAAGTTcatccag tCCATCATGGCCGCCGTGGCCTTCTTCTACAGcaacttcctgctgctgcactgGCAGCTCCTCATCCTCGTCGTCTTCGGCTTCCTGGGCTCCGTGTCCTTCTTCGCTGCCGAGTGGCTGGCCGAGTCCCGGAGGAGGGACTCGGACTACGGCAGCATCTGA